One genomic region from Salarias fasciatus unplaced genomic scaffold, fSalaFa1.1, whole genome shotgun sequence encodes:
- the LOC115385765 gene encoding class I histocompatibility antigen, F10 alpha chain-like, with protein MYGCEWDDETNEVNGFRQFGYDGEDFISLDLKTETYIAPVQQAVPTKHKWDSNKAELAYWKNYFTTDCVDWLKKYVEFGRSSLMRKDLPSVSLLQKTPSSPLTCHATGFYPDRADLFWKKDEEELHDVVKGEILPNHDGSFQMSVDLDLSGLKDEDWGRYSCVFHLAGGQEVSKRLDKRDIRTNWKTNDGGLHTGLVGLATLAGCIYVLVIYLKKGPQGFRATNTSETSPSSGEDPSMQSIRNLFMKGRVQRAPVIESDGARAKRNDGEVADCSTLSCSPG; from the exons ATGTATGGTTGTGAATGGGACGATGAAACTAACGAAGTGAATGGATTTCGACAGTTTGGTTACGATGGAGAAGATTTCATCTCTTTGGatctgaagacagaaacataCATCGCTCCAGTTCAACAGGCTGTTCCCACCAAACACAAGTGGGACAGTAACAAAGCAGAGTTGGCTTATTGGAAAAACTACTTCACCACAGACTGTGTTGATTGGCTGAAGAAGTATGTGGAGTTTGGTCGGagctcactgatgagaaaag atcttccctcagtgtctctcctccagaagactccctcctctccgctcacctgccacgctacaggtttctaccccgacagagccgacttgttctggaagaaagacgaggaggagctccatgacGTGGTCAAAGGAGAGATCCTCCCCAACCATGACGGGAGCTTCCAGATGAGCGTTGATCTGGATCTTTCAGGGCTCAAAGATGAAGACTGGGGgaggtacagctgtgtgtttcatctggctggaggacaggaagtctccaagagactggacaaacgggacatcaggaccaactggaagacaaatgatggag GACTTCACACTGGACTTGTTGGACTGGCCACTCTGGCAGGCTGCATCTATGTACTCGTCATCTACTTGAAGAAAGGACCTCAAG ggttCAGAGCCACTAACA cctcTGAAACTTCCCCTTCATCAGGAGAAGATCCATCTATGCAGAGCATCAGAAACCTCTTCATGAaaggaagagtccagagagctCCAGTCATTGAGTCTGATGGAGCAAGAGCCaaaagaaatgatggagaagTTGCTGATTGCTCcactctgagctgctctccaggatga